The DNA segment TGATGAACTGAAGAAAGAGGTTccctattttaaaatttgtttctggcttttttgttttgttttctttgccTATGGATCTTCTCCCTTCCAGTTTCACACTcccttttgtttttataaatgttaaatCAGGCAAGCATGCTATTCAAGAAACTATGCCTGAAGTTGGATGCTCTCTCCCACTTCCATTTTACACCTAAACCAGTATGTTTTTTTCGTTTAGATCCTAAATGATGAGGTTTAAACATAGTTAGTACTTAGTAGGCACTAAAACCTTCATTGTTTACTCCAAAACTTTTCAGGTAATAGAAGAAATGTCAATACAGACAAACGTCCCAGCAATAGCAATGGAAGAGGTAAATTTTATTGTCTACTTTCaactgtttttgtttgtttgattgaGATGAGAGCACCATTGTACTTTGCAGCTTCTTCAATGTGTACCGTGTGTGTAGGTTGCGCCTGTGGCAGTGTCAGATGCAGCAATGCTTGCTCCAGAGGAAATATTTTCGGGGACAGGCAAAATAAAGGAAGAGTCAGAGCTTACACaggaagagagaaagaggcGGAGAGCTAATAAGAAGAGAAAGTTCAAAGGTAAAGGAATTAAATGTCTAATGGgaaatattttcatttgtaATACACAAAATGCCTACAATGTTAAAAGTTAAATTGTTTCTAACCTCTATTACTTTTTGACTTTGTGGAACAGCTGAATCTGCAAAACAACCTGTGAAGAAGGCGCGTGATACTACTAGTACAGAGATGTCTAAAactggtatttttttttcttgctcgaACATGACATAAGCACTACTTTGATAATATCAAAAAGCATCAAATGTTGAACGTTGAGTACTcttttcgaaaaaaaaacagGCAATGAATAACGGTGAAAGAGAGGAGAGGGGTGTTACAGAGGCAGAAGAGTTGAGTGGAGACAAATCTACTAAACACAGGACTGCTTCAAGATTAGATGATACCAACAACAGTTTAGCATGTTAgaagtatttaaattttgttcttAAGGGTTTAACGCCTATAATTTTGTTCGGATCAGTTATtaggcttcttttttttttaattgaccaTGATGAATTTTGTGTGTTCATTTGTTTGAAATGTTagtttttatcttgtttttctttAGCATTTACAACCGATTCttataatttgtatattaatattttggttAAGTAACTACTCTAATCAATTAGCTGGAgtagctcagttggttagagcgtGTGGCTGTTAACCACAAGGTCGGAGGTTCGACCCCCCCCTCTAgcgttttttattttcaaagttGGATATTCGCAAGATTATTCGGAGGAGGTCAACGTTAAAGTTTGGGTCCCCACCGTCAATCGAAGAGCCATTTCCTCCGTCTCCGTTTGTCTCTTCCTTCCCCTTTatatagattttgttttctttttttttctgagggAATAATAATAAGTCTTCAAATTTCAATCTAGAGTGAGTGAAGGAGAGAAAGATGGCGATGATGGTATCAGTCTCCAACTCATTTCTCACCTTTAATTCTCCAAATCATCTCCGAACCAGCCGGTAAGCATTTTCCTTTATTGATTTTGTATCAAAAGTGAGCGTGGGCACTTTACAAATTACAATTCTTTTATATCAGCAGCAGAAGAAGATTCTGTGCGATGGCTACAACTGGAGTGAGAGTCACGGAAGGTGAAGGCAATTTGCCAAAACTCGTCCTCACTTCTCCCGACAAGaggtaaaaaaaagaataaaaagtttgttattttttttgtttttgggggTCAAAGATTGATTTGGTTTGGAATTTGGAATTTGGAATGCAGCGAGGCAGAGATATATCTGTTTGGAGGATGCGTGACATCGTGGAAAGTTGCGAGTGGGAAAGATCTTCTTTTCGTTAGACCTGATGCTGTCTTCAATAAGATCAAGCCCATTAGCGGAGGGATTCCACATTGTTTCCCACAGTTTGGACCTGGAGTTATTCAACAGGTTCTTTCTGCTTCTTTCCTCCATTTATCAAACCTGATTTATGCTTTTTTTTAACCATTTTTTTGGATTAGCATGGGTTTGGAAGGAACATGGACTGGTCTGTTGTGGATTCTGAGAATGCTGCTGACAATGCTGCTGTTACTCTTGAGCTCAAGGATGGTCCTTATAGTCGATCCATGTGGGACTTTGCTTTCCACGCTCTTTacaaggtttttttttgtcaattccttttttttttattattgcaAACTCACTCTTGTAGGTTGTTAACTAAGGTGCCATTTCTTTTAacagttttttggtttttggtttgttttaagGTCGTTGTTGGCGCGGACTGCCTTTCCACCGAGCTTAAAATTACAAACACCGACAACAAACCATTCTCTTTTAACACCGCCTTGCATACTTACTTCCGTGTAAGTTTCATTTTGAATTGCTCTAGTTTCAGGATTAATCAGCTTTGttattgaatttgttttttttttggtattataACTTTCTTGGGTTCATCAGGCTTCTGTCACGGGAGCATCCGTGAGAGGTCTGAAGGGTTGTAAAACACTCAATAAGGATCCTGATCCTAAAAACCCAATTGAGGGTCAAGAAGACaggtttgtttctttcttccCTTCCCTTTTTTTAGCTCTTTACTTTCATCAAGTTCCTCTTCTCCAGAAGTAACTACAGatcttgttgatttttttttaatatttcacaCGTCTAACTTCCTTAGTTTTTCAAATATTCCACCAGGGATGCAGTCACTTTTCCTGGATTTGTGGATTGCGTCTATCTTGATGCCCCTAATGAATTGCACTTTGATAATGGCTTGGGTGACAAAATAATCATCAAAAACACAAAGTACGTTTTATCAAAACGCTTATGTGTGTCTTTATGCTTCCATTTCAGAAACTGTTTTGTGCCTCATGAGTAAACTTTGTATTTGGAAAAAAATGCAGCTGGTCGGATGCTGTCTTGTGGAACCCGCATGTTCAGATGGAGGCTTGTTACAGAGACTTTGTCTGCGTCGAAAATGCAAAGGTATATATCATCAGTATGCCTTTAATACTCTTTACAAAAACTTATACACAGACTCGTAAGTTTTCAACTCTCGCTTGTCATTTCTTAACTCTCAGCTAGGGGATGTCAAGCTCGAGCCTGGACAGTCTTGGACAGCAACACAGCTCCTCAGCATCAGTTGAAAAACAACAATTGTACTTCTAACTTTTTGTTATCATATCGTTGAATGTATCCATTTTTCTTCAGCAATAAAAGTTTGTATTTCACCAGTAGTCCCCACAAGTGCATTTCCCATCTCTGAAACGATGGAACCTTGTCCTATCTCTCATCACGATATCTCTCTTGTATATCTCAGAGACGAGTTTCATTACTTTATGGCAGTCTTTGCATACTCTCAGATTCTTCATTACACGTATCGTTGTCCCCGGTTTAGTCTTCATTAGCCCATATGCAACA comes from the Brassica napus cultivar Da-Ae chromosome A7, Da-Ae, whole genome shotgun sequence genome and includes:
- the LOC125575060 gene encoding putative glucose-6-phosphate 1-epimerase isoform X2, translating into MAMMVSVSNSFLTFNSPNHLRTSRRRRFCAMATTGVRVTEGEGNLPKLVLTSPDKSEAEIYLFGGCVTSWKVASGKDLLFVRPDAVFNKIKPISGGIPHCFPQFGPGVIQQHGFGRNMDWSVVDSENAADNAAVTLELKDGPYSRSMWDFAFHALYKVVVGADCLSTELKITNTDNKPFSFNTALHTYFRASVTGASVRGLKGCKTLNKDPDPKNPIEGQEDRDAVTFPGFVDCVYLDAPNELHFDNGLGDKIIIKNTNWSDAVLWNPHVQMEACYRDFVCVENAKLGDVKLEPGQSWTATQLLSIS
- the LOC125575060 gene encoding putative glucose-6-phosphate 1-epimerase isoform X1; amino-acid sequence: MAMMVSVSNSFLTFNSPNHLRTSRSRRRFCAMATTGVRVTEGEGNLPKLVLTSPDKSEAEIYLFGGCVTSWKVASGKDLLFVRPDAVFNKIKPISGGIPHCFPQFGPGVIQQHGFGRNMDWSVVDSENAADNAAVTLELKDGPYSRSMWDFAFHALYKVVVGADCLSTELKITNTDNKPFSFNTALHTYFRASVTGASVRGLKGCKTLNKDPDPKNPIEGQEDRDAVTFPGFVDCVYLDAPNELHFDNGLGDKIIIKNTNWSDAVLWNPHVQMEACYRDFVCVENAKLGDVKLEPGQSWTATQLLSIS